From one Luteolibacter sp. SL250 genomic stretch:
- the eboE gene encoding metabolite traffic protein EboE, giving the protein MKLDSSHLSYCTNIHPAETWEATAEVLRSHVLAVRERLLAGGELEDGAPFAIGLRLSAVAAEELLAGERLERFRDWLAETNTYVFTINGFPYGSFHGTRVKEQVFLPDWSDRARLEYTKNLFRILSVISQPGTGASVSTLPGSHKTFHPQEGPILAHLVELALFLDELAREHGRDFHLGLEPEPLGHFENTEETLAFFQRLHASAPEHSEIIRRRIGLNYDACHLALEYDEARDSLDALVAAGIRISKIHLSSALALDPRDTAALEAIREFDEPIYFHQALLRDPEGRIKRYPDLPDFFQALDCGEAAPADFREMRVHFHIPLDTAPEAPLRSTQDQIQQVLAWRRDNPDACNHYEIETYTWGVLPSSMHRPVDEQLAAEYRWVLANA; this is encoded by the coding sequence GTGAAACTTGATTCATCCCACCTCTCCTACTGCACCAACATCCATCCCGCCGAAACTTGGGAAGCCACTGCGGAAGTCCTGCGCAGCCATGTGCTGGCCGTGCGCGAGCGCCTGCTGGCCGGCGGTGAGCTGGAGGACGGTGCGCCGTTCGCCATCGGCCTGCGGTTGTCCGCCGTGGCGGCGGAGGAACTGCTGGCAGGGGAGCGTCTGGAGCGCTTCCGCGACTGGCTGGCGGAGACGAACACCTACGTTTTCACGATCAACGGATTCCCCTACGGCAGCTTCCACGGCACGCGGGTGAAGGAGCAGGTCTTCCTCCCGGACTGGAGCGACCGCGCGCGGCTGGAATACACGAAAAACCTTTTCCGTATCCTGTCCGTCATCTCCCAGCCCGGCACCGGAGCGTCCGTCTCCACACTGCCCGGCTCTCACAAGACCTTCCATCCCCAAGAGGGGCCGATCCTGGCGCACCTGGTGGAGCTGGCGTTGTTCCTCGATGAACTGGCGCGGGAGCACGGCCGGGACTTCCATCTCGGACTGGAGCCGGAGCCGCTGGGCCACTTCGAGAACACGGAGGAGACGCTGGCCTTTTTCCAACGGCTGCACGCCTCCGCGCCGGAGCATTCGGAGATCATCCGCCGCCGCATCGGCCTGAACTACGACGCCTGCCACCTCGCGCTGGAGTATGACGAGGCGCGGGATTCTCTCGATGCGCTGGTGGCCGCCGGCATCCGCATCTCCAAGATCCACCTTTCCAGCGCCCTTGCGCTCGATCCCCGCGACACCGCCGCCCTCGAGGCCATCCGGGAGTTCGACGAACCGATCTATTTCCATCAGGCGCTGCTGCGTGATCCGGAGGGCCGCATCAAACGTTACCCGGACCTGCCGGACTTTTTCCAGGCTCTCGATTGCGGCGAGGCGGCTCCTGCTGATTTCCGGGAAATGCGCGTCCATTTCCACATCCCGTTAGACACCGCGCCGGAGGCACCGCTGCGCTCCACGCAGGACCAGATCCAGCAGGTGCTGGCATGGCGGCGGGACAACCCGGACGCCTGCAACCACTACGAGATCGAGACCTACACCTGGGGCGTGCTGCCATCGTCCATGCACCGTCCGGTGGACGAACAGCTCGCCGCGGAATACCGCTGGGTGCTGGCCAACGCGTGA
- a CDS encoding SMP-30/gluconolactonase/LRE family protein has product MKKSIALLLLLPFSPLFAEGPYPVDPASVRKEGVPAGKVTQAKFSGSKVFPGTERDYWVYVPSQYDGSKPACLMVFQDGGGYIGEKGSFKVPIVFDNLIASGEMPVTIAVFINPGVVPATKPDGQPRFNRSYEYDAFTADYSSFLINEILPVALKDLKVSTDPSDRGICGSSSGAIAAFNVAWFRPDSFRRVYSTIGTYVGLRGGDEIVTLLRKTESKPLRIFLQDGSNDNNIYCGDWWMANQAMERALTFSGYEVNHVWGEGKHSGQHGGAILPEAMRWLWKDHPKPVTTHYDECKGKTKDMLVDGKGWELVSEGHGFTEGPVASADGTVYFSDIPNSKIHTVAPDGKVSLFLENTNKTNGLAFGPDGRLYGCRAGAGEIVSWDVKTKEEKIHAKDIKANDLVVTHDGVIYATEPTTKSVWIIRPGQEKVLGSDKFGGVNGIEAVPDQGRFDVTDPGNRFVWSIMRQPDGSLSDAQPYHHLHLPPGDLDNRSRADGTAMTKDGWLLVATSMGVQVCDQPGRVNLIIPMPVGARFPSNLCFAGPERKTLFATAGDKVFKRETKLTGINAWDAPAAAPKPGL; this is encoded by the coding sequence ATGAAAAAATCCATCGCCCTGCTCCTGCTGCTGCCATTTTCCCCGCTGTTCGCGGAAGGCCCCTACCCCGTGGACCCCGCCTCGGTACGGAAAGAAGGCGTGCCCGCAGGCAAGGTGACACAGGCGAAGTTCTCCGGCAGCAAGGTCTTTCCCGGCACGGAGCGGGACTACTGGGTCTATGTCCCCTCCCAGTATGACGGCTCGAAACCCGCCTGCCTGATGGTCTTCCAGGATGGCGGCGGCTACATCGGCGAAAAGGGATCGTTCAAGGTGCCGATCGTTTTCGACAACCTCATCGCCTCCGGGGAGATGCCGGTGACCATCGCCGTGTTCATCAACCCCGGCGTGGTTCCAGCGACGAAGCCGGACGGGCAGCCCCGTTTCAACCGCAGCTACGAATATGACGCCTTCACCGCCGACTACTCCTCTTTCCTCATCAATGAGATCCTGCCGGTCGCGCTGAAGGACCTGAAGGTGAGCACGGACCCCAGCGACCGCGGGATCTGCGGCTCGTCCTCCGGTGCCATCGCCGCTTTCAATGTCGCGTGGTTCCGGCCGGATTCGTTCCGCCGCGTGTATTCCACCATCGGCACCTACGTCGGCTTGCGCGGGGGCGATGAGATCGTGACCCTGCTGCGCAAGACGGAGTCGAAGCCGCTGCGGATCTTCCTCCAGGATGGTTCCAACGACAACAACATCTACTGCGGCGACTGGTGGATGGCGAACCAGGCGATGGAGCGCGCGCTGACCTTTTCCGGCTACGAGGTGAACCACGTGTGGGGCGAAGGGAAACACTCCGGCCAGCACGGCGGTGCCATCCTCCCGGAGGCCATGCGCTGGCTGTGGAAGGACCATCCGAAGCCCGTCACCACCCACTACGATGAGTGCAAGGGCAAGACGAAGGACATGCTGGTGGACGGAAAAGGCTGGGAGCTGGTGAGCGAGGGCCACGGCTTCACGGAAGGCCCCGTCGCCTCTGCGGACGGCACGGTGTATTTTTCCGACATCCCCAACAGCAAGATCCACACCGTCGCTCCGGACGGGAAGGTTTCCCTGTTCCTTGAGAACACGAACAAGACCAACGGCCTCGCCTTCGGACCGGACGGACGGCTCTACGGATGCCGCGCCGGTGCCGGTGAGATCGTCTCCTGGGATGTGAAGACGAAGGAAGAGAAGATCCACGCGAAGGACATCAAAGCGAATGACCTGGTGGTCACCCATGACGGCGTGATCTACGCCACCGAGCCAACGACGAAGTCCGTGTGGATCATCCGTCCGGGCCAGGAAAAAGTGCTGGGCAGCGACAAGTTCGGCGGCGTGAACGGCATCGAGGCCGTGCCGGACCAGGGCCGCTTCGACGTGACGGATCCCGGCAACCGCTTCGTCTGGTCCATCATGCGCCAACCGGATGGTTCCCTGTCCGATGCGCAGCCCTACCACCATCTCCATCTGCCTCCCGGGGACCTGGACAACCGCAGCCGAGCGGACGGCACCGCCATGACAAAGGACGGCTGGCTACTCGTCGCCACCTCCATGGGGGTCCAGGTCTGCGACCAACCGGGCCGGGTGAATCTCATCATCCCGATGCCGGTCGGCGCGCGTTTCCCCTCCAACCTCTGCTTCGCGGGTCCGGAGCGGAAGACCCTCTTTGCCACCGCCGGGGACAAGGTGTTCAAGCGTGAGACGAAGCTCACCGGCATCAACGCCTGGGACGCCCCCGCCGCCGCACCGAAGCCCGGCCTCTGA
- a CDS encoding DUF3592 domain-containing protein, producing the protein MSAPAKPSTAARLYLAAIGLSLALMGGVFFWLMWRSFDRARHMQSWPEVRCVIIESTTEERRVDPNSPAEYRVSVTYGYDFAGKARTGDHMTWRGNPWTSKPDVVQERLDAFKEGTSTTCRVDPNNPDFSVLKPDTKAPGYSIWFPALFVVGGLGITVRAFTAGRKSPSAG; encoded by the coding sequence ATGTCAGCTCCAGCGAAACCATCCACCGCCGCCCGCCTCTATCTCGCCGCCATCGGCCTGAGCCTAGCTCTCATGGGAGGCGTCTTTTTCTGGCTCATGTGGCGCAGTTTCGACCGTGCCCGCCACATGCAGTCATGGCCGGAGGTGAGGTGCGTGATCATCGAATCCACGACCGAAGAACGACGAGTCGATCCGAACTCCCCGGCGGAGTACCGCGTCAGCGTGACCTACGGCTACGATTTCGCCGGCAAGGCACGGACGGGAGACCACATGACCTGGCGCGGCAATCCATGGACCTCCAAACCCGACGTGGTCCAGGAGCGACTGGACGCCTTCAAGGAAGGAACCAGCACCACCTGCCGGGTCGATCCGAACAACCCGGATTTTTCAGTCCTGAAGCCGGACACGAAGGCACCCGGTTACTCCATCTGGTTTCCCGCCCTCTTTGTCGTCGGCGGATTGGGAATCACCGTGCGGGCATTCACCGCAGGCCGAAAATCACCGTCAGCCGGTTGA
- a CDS encoding TonB-dependent receptor: MSRRNTPFILCASLAQSLHVNALPEIEVTAQRAKPSDTSYTHSIQEEDLDAAATASPNFLDLLPAVPNAYVSGDFSLGFTLRGLGQESMFSTVGTSSNPLITATRDGIPLSYSVLTYLPPLATDLDGVEIANGPQIVRPGASSLGGALRFTSPLPEFSFTGQAALSVGDYGFRRAYLSQNLVILPDELTLRFASHWEESDGYLENITYGDHQFASTERQRHTATLLWKPRFGGGDSVVMNAGYDGTRGNPLGNTLRVAGLIGDELDGKTARNTEPSFPADHWFGSLKGSFSLGSDLTLTSQSNLQRFDLGRLLDLDSSPFLNWFAKGYNDEFRFTQDLLLEQQGETLDWTLGAYFESGRYETGNAGVGIFPIPGGSPFSTTLDEVVTKFAVFGNLNWKLSPAWRISGGLRALQERREVDASTQFLLPNRFADGRTSDDAILPELGVHWTGHDKVEAGLRVSRGHRAGGVAYAQTLAVARPYGEETSWDAELYVDYKPRTDLAVSLNIFASSIEDQQVPFTPAGGTAVLDQLIANSSSSRRYGAEVESRWKISECFTGHAGLGWLHTEYRDLQLQGTDFSGSKFSNAPELTASVGLAFHHPTGWFASSRFTWADTSFTTVQDAAVTNLETRKLLSARVGYAWENVSVHVFGNNLLDDRYATARMVGLAVPSMNADIGAPRVLGIGCEVKW; the protein is encoded by the coding sequence ATGAGCCGTCGCAACACCCCTTTCATCCTCTGCGCGTCACTCGCCCAGAGCCTGCATGTCAATGCCCTGCCTGAGATCGAGGTCACCGCGCAGCGGGCAAAGCCTTCGGACACCTCTTACACCCACTCCATCCAGGAGGAGGATCTCGATGCGGCGGCCACGGCCAGCCCCAACTTCCTCGACCTTCTGCCCGCAGTTCCGAATGCCTACGTGTCGGGGGATTTCTCGCTGGGCTTCACGCTGCGGGGACTCGGCCAGGAAAGCATGTTCTCCACGGTGGGTACCAGCTCGAACCCGCTGATCACAGCTACCCGCGACGGCATTCCGCTGTCCTACAGTGTCCTCACCTATCTCCCGCCGCTGGCGACGGATCTGGATGGAGTGGAAATAGCGAACGGTCCACAGATCGTCAGACCCGGTGCATCGTCGCTGGGCGGAGCGCTCCGTTTCACCTCCCCGCTTCCGGAGTTCTCCTTCACCGGACAGGCAGCCCTCAGTGTCGGTGACTATGGCTTCCGCCGCGCCTATCTTTCCCAGAACTTGGTCATCCTCCCGGATGAGCTGACGCTTCGGTTCGCCTCCCACTGGGAGGAGTCCGACGGCTATCTGGAAAACATCACCTACGGGGACCACCAGTTCGCCTCCACCGAACGGCAGCGCCATACCGCCACCCTGCTGTGGAAACCGAGATTTGGCGGCGGGGACTCCGTTGTAATGAACGCCGGGTATGACGGTACGAGGGGGAACCCCTTGGGAAACACCCTCCGTGTGGCCGGCCTGATCGGCGATGAACTGGACGGCAAGACCGCACGGAACACGGAGCCATCCTTTCCGGCGGACCATTGGTTCGGCTCCCTCAAGGGCAGCTTTTCGCTGGGGAGTGATCTGACACTGACCTCCCAGAGCAACCTCCAGCGGTTCGATCTCGGCAGGCTGCTGGACCTGGACTCCTCCCCTTTCCTCAACTGGTTCGCAAAGGGCTACAACGATGAGTTCCGCTTCACGCAGGACCTCCTGCTGGAGCAGCAGGGCGAGACACTGGACTGGACGCTGGGCGCCTACTTCGAGTCGGGCCGCTATGAGACCGGCAATGCAGGAGTGGGCATCTTCCCCATCCCCGGCGGCAGTCCGTTCTCCACCACGCTGGACGAGGTCGTCACGAAATTCGCCGTGTTCGGAAATCTCAACTGGAAGCTGTCCCCGGCCTGGCGCATCAGCGGTGGCCTGCGGGCCCTCCAAGAGCGGAGGGAGGTGGACGCCTCCACCCAATTCCTTCTGCCCAACCGCTTCGCCGATGGCCGGACGAGCGATGACGCCATCCTTCCGGAACTCGGCGTCCATTGGACCGGACACGACAAGGTGGAGGCTGGACTCCGGGTGAGCCGCGGTCACCGTGCGGGTGGCGTCGCCTACGCGCAGACCCTCGCAGTCGCCCGTCCCTACGGCGAGGAGACTAGCTGGGACGCGGAGCTTTACGTGGACTACAAGCCACGGACGGATCTGGCCGTATCGCTCAATATTTTCGCTTCGTCGATCGAGGATCAGCAGGTGCCATTCACACCCGCCGGAGGAACGGCGGTGCTGGACCAGCTCATCGCCAACTCATCCAGCTCCCGGCGCTACGGGGCGGAGGTCGAGTCCCGCTGGAAGATCTCCGAATGCTTCACCGGCCACGCCGGATTGGGCTGGCTGCACACGGAATACCGCGACCTCCAGCTCCAGGGAACCGACTTCTCCGGAAGCAAGTTCTCCAACGCCCCGGAGCTGACCGCGAGCGTGGGGCTGGCCTTCCACCATCCCACCGGATGGTTCGCCTCCTCCCGCTTCACCTGGGCGGACACCAGCTTCACCACGGTGCAGGACGCCGCGGTGACGAATCTGGAAACGCGCAAGCTCCTCTCCGCCCGCGTCGGCTATGCGTGGGAGAACGTCAGCGTCCATGTCTTCGGCAACAATCTGCTGGACGACCGCTACGCCACGGCACGGATGGTCGGACTGGCCGTACCGTCCATGAATGCGGACATCGGCGCTCCTCGTGTGCTGGGTATCGGCTGCGAGGTGAAATGGTGA